The window ACTGAATATTACTCCACACTTTGTGCATATTTGGAATCAAACCGAAGTGCGCCACGCGCAGCCGAAGTGCTGCACATTCACAAAACGACCTTCTTTTACCGCTTTCAGAAAATGCAGGAATTATTAAACAAGGACTTTTCCGACCGGAATCTGTTATTTGAATACGAATTATCGGTACGGTTACAAAGTTGTATGGACAAATAAAATGTACAACAGGCAATTCGCATTAAGTAAATCCGGAAATTTCGGTTTCAACTGTAATAATTAGAATTTGGAATGGGCAATATATGATTGAGGTGAATATTTTGAAAGTAAAAGATATAATGTCAAAAGAAATTGCCAGTTTAAACTCGGATGATTCCATTGAAAGCGCTGCGCAACTGATGAAGCGGTACGATGTAGGTTCAATTCCTGTGTGCAGTCAGGAAAAAGTTATCGGTATCGTTACAGACAGGGATATCGCATTGAGATCCATGGCGGAAGGTCAGAATGCGAAACAACAAAAAGTCGGGGATATCATGAGTTCAAATCCGATTGTTGGAAGTCCTGATATGGATGTTCATGATGCCGCTAAGATAATGAGTGAAAAACAAATACGCAGACTTCCTATTGTTGATCATAATAATCTTGTAGGTATCGTTGCATTGGGAGACATTTCTATGGAACCTACTCTTCAAGATAATGCAGAGGAAGCTCTCAAAAATATTTCACAGCCCAGTTGCAATCATCTGTAATGTACGGCAAACTGAATTTTGAA of the uncultured Caproiciproducens sp. genome contains:
- a CDS encoding CBS domain-containing protein, producing the protein MKVKDIMSKEIASLNSDDSIESAAQLMKRYDVGSIPVCSQEKVIGIVTDRDIALRSMAEGQNAKQQKVGDIMSSNPIVGSPDMDVHDAAKIMSEKQIRRLPIVDHNNLVGIVALGDISMEPTLQDNAEEALKNISQPSCNHL